Below is a genomic region from Spiroplasma endosymbiont of Dioctria linearis.
TTAAAAAACATTGCTTTAAATGTAATTCACACCAAGTTCATAAACAAAAAAAATAGGGATAGAAAATACTTTTTATAAGGTTTTTTCATCCCTTTTTTTGTATAGTTATATATAAGGAGTTATTAACTATGAAAAAAGACTTATTAAATAAAATTTTAAAAGAAACAGATGCAGACGCCATTTTATTATATTCACCTCAAAATAGATATTGATTTTCAAGATTTCATTCATCATTAGGATATATTTTATATACAAAGAATAAGTCTTATTTATTTGTAGATGGTAGATATATTACTGCTGCAAGAAACTCAGATTTATTAATAAATATTGATGAAATAGTTGAATTTGGAAAATTGTATGACTTATTAAATAATAAAATTAAAGAGAATAGTGTAAAAACTATTGTATATGAAAGTGATTGAGTTTTTGTAAAAGAAGCTCAAATTTTTCAAAGACATTTAAAAGCAGAAGTTATTTCACATAATTTTGATGCTATAAGAATGATAAAAGAAAAATGAGAAATTGATCAAATTAAAGGAGCTTGTGATATTACTCATAAAGTTTTTTTAGAAGTATTAGATTTTGTTAAACCAGGTATGAGTGAAAAACAATTGGCAAGATTTGTAAGTGATTCATTTTTAAAAAATGGAGCTGAAAAATT
It encodes:
- a CDS encoding aminopeptidase P family protein; this translates as MKKDLLNKILKETDADAILLYSPQNRYWFSRFHSSLGYILYTKNKSYLFVDGRYITAARNSDLLINIDEIVEFGKLYDLLNNKIKENSVKTIVYESDWVFVKEAQIFQRHLKAEVISHNFDAIRMIKEKWEIDQIKGACDITHKVFLEVLDFVKPGMSEKQLARFVSDSFLKNGAEKLSFDTIVASGENGSMPHAVPTDKIIAEGDFVTLDMGCYYNGYCSDQTRTFAVGNSNNEKLKEIYEIVYQSQQLGIESIKPGIKGNEVHKVCYDYIESKGYGQYFTHGTGHGLGIEIHEEPYNSIAGDKTLQEGMCVTVEPGVYIPGIGGVRIEDDILVTKTGYEFLTTPLRELQLVK